A part of Paenibacillus sp. IHBB 10380 genomic DNA contains:
- a CDS encoding aspartate aminotransferase family protein: protein MKATMEQHIGPEEIKVKRQSYFYPCTQHFYKNPAQIVSGSMQHLYDEQGNMYTDFFAGVSVVACGHCNPTITEATVQQLKKLQHTSTIYLTQPIVDLAERLAEVLPGSLRRTFFVNSGTEANEGALLLARMHTGRKGFISLEHSLHGRSNLTMSVTGLSMWRTDPFLDDEDVSFIPRPYDAEMTPVEAAELSLKALDEVLEVKGHSIAAMIIEPIQGNGGIILPAEGYFREVKRRLESYGILMIADEIQTGFGRTGRMFAMEHFDVVPDIISMAKALGNGVPVAAFATTDHIAKSLNRPSASTFGGNPVSSVTAMAVLDYIREEKLVERSERIGDMFIQALEELMHKHSFVISEVRGKGLMIGVELLTNHPNLGAEYVDQVLEKMKDQGYLIGKNGIYRNVLAFQPPLIIQQEDIENMIAALDAVLNSLELPEKVEI, encoded by the coding sequence ATGAAAGCAACGATGGAACAACATATTGGACCGGAAGAGATTAAGGTTAAGCGGCAATCGTACTTCTATCCTTGTACCCAGCATTTCTATAAGAATCCAGCTCAAATCGTCAGTGGCTCTATGCAGCATCTATATGACGAGCAGGGGAATATGTATACAGATTTCTTTGCCGGTGTGTCTGTTGTTGCGTGTGGTCACTGTAATCCAACGATTACGGAAGCAACGGTCCAGCAATTGAAGAAGTTGCAACATACCTCGACCATCTATTTAACTCAGCCGATTGTAGATCTGGCGGAAAGATTGGCAGAAGTATTGCCGGGTTCACTCCGTCGTACATTCTTTGTTAACAGTGGTACAGAGGCTAATGAAGGAGCACTTCTATTGGCACGTATGCATACTGGACGAAAAGGGTTTATTTCACTAGAGCATAGCCTACATGGTCGTAGTAATCTGACGATGAGTGTTACGGGTTTGTCTATGTGGCGCACGGACCCATTCTTGGATGATGAGGATGTGTCCTTCATTCCCCGTCCATATGACGCTGAGATGACTCCAGTCGAAGCAGCCGAGCTATCATTGAAGGCGTTAGATGAGGTGCTGGAAGTTAAAGGTCATTCAATTGCTGCCATGATCATCGAGCCGATTCAGGGAAATGGGGGTATCATCCTGCCTGCGGAGGGATACTTCCGAGAGGTTAAGCGGCGTCTTGAATCGTATGGCATTCTCATGATCGCAGATGAAATTCAGACGGGGTTTGGTCGTACAGGTCGGATGTTCGCCATGGAGCACTTCGACGTTGTGCCGGATATTATTTCTATGGCAAAGGCGTTAGGCAATGGTGTTCCCGTGGCTGCTTTTGCTACAACAGATCATATAGCGAAGTCTTTGAATCGACCGTCAGCGTCCACCTTTGGAGGTAATCCAGTATCTTCTGTTACAGCCATGGCTGTGTTGGATTATATCCGTGAAGAAAAGCTTGTGGAACGCTCAGAGCGTATAGGGGATATGTTCATACAAGCGTTGGAGGAACTTATGCATAAGCATTCCTTCGTTATCTCGGAAGTGCGAGGAAAGGGACTAATGATTGGCGTTGAATTACTTACTAATCATCCGAATCTCGGTGCTGAATATGTGGATCAGGTGCTTGAGAAGATGAAGGATCAGGGCTACCTGATTGGTAAGAATGGCATTTATCGTAATGTATTAGCCTTTCAACCCCCATTAATTATTCAGCAAGAAGATATTGAGAATATGATAGCTGCACTAGATGCTGTATTAAATAGTTTAGAGCTTCCTGAGAAGGTAGAGATTTAA
- a CDS encoding UbiA-like polyprenyltransferase → MNAGTTMTRKTIFHKTKQFGELVMFSHTLFSLPFAIISMVWAAEGWPSAWVMIWGLIALIGARNGANAFNRLADRKYDAQNPRTASRHLPQRLLQTREVTIFVIINYVIFICAASMLNPLCMILSPVAIVLITVYSYTKRFTWLSHLYLGFVIASAPIGAWFAVTGQFAFTPFVLGTVVMLWIAGFDVIYGTQDIEFDRSHGLWSIPSFFGLKSALWMAKGMHLIMMMLLLFLYYARHLSWIYLVGLGIAAILLMTEHGIIKPNNTKLMKVASYNLNQVISMVIVIFTLIDFFFVG, encoded by the coding sequence ATGAACGCTGGAACAACGATGACAAGGAAAACAATATTTCATAAGACCAAACAATTTGGTGAACTTGTGATGTTCTCACACACGTTATTCTCACTTCCCTTCGCTATCATTTCCATGGTGTGGGCGGCGGAAGGCTGGCCTTCGGCATGGGTGATGATATGGGGATTGATTGCACTAATTGGTGCTCGGAATGGAGCTAATGCCTTCAATCGACTAGCGGATCGTAAGTATGATGCACAGAATCCACGCACAGCTAGTCGCCATCTTCCTCAACGGCTACTTCAGACGAGAGAAGTAACGATATTCGTCATCATCAATTATGTAATATTCATATGTGCCGCTTCGATGCTTAATCCGTTATGTATGATCTTATCGCCAGTAGCCATTGTTCTTATCACGGTATACTCGTACACGAAGCGGTTTACGTGGCTTAGCCATCTCTACCTAGGTTTTGTTATTGCCTCTGCACCGATTGGTGCATGGTTCGCTGTCACCGGGCAATTTGCATTCACACCTTTCGTGCTGGGAACCGTGGTGATGCTCTGGATTGCAGGGTTTGATGTTATCTATGGTACGCAGGATATTGAATTTGATCGAAGTCATGGTCTCTGGTCTATTCCAAGCTTCTTCGGATTGAAGTCTGCTCTATGGATGGCTAAAGGGATGCATCTGATCATGATGATGCTACTATTATTCTTATATTATGCTAGACATCTAAGCTGGATATATCTTGTTGGTCTAGGTATCGCTGCTATTCTTCTCATGACGGAACATGGGATCATTAAGCCTAACAATACTAAACTGATGAAGGTAGCATCCTATAACTTAAATCAGGTGATCAGCATGGTTATTGTTATCTTTACGTTAATTGATTTCTTCTTTGTTGGCTAA